ATCGGCCGCGCTGCGCACTAGAGCCTTTCCATGACCGATTCCACCCCTACCCCACTCGCGCCGAAACATCTCGGCCAGTCCAGCGAACTTCCTGCCTCGCCCGAGGCCGCGGTTCTCGACTATGTCCCCAACCCGCGCGCGGGCGAGCTCTATCTCGTCCGCTTCGCCGCGCCCGAGTTCACCTCGCTCTGCCCGGTGACCGGACAACCCGATTTCGCACATCTCGTCATCGATTATGCGCCCGGCGAAACGATCGTCGAATCGAAGAGCCTGAAGCTGTTCCTTGGCAGTTTTCGGAACCATGCGGGCTTTCACGAGGATTGCACTGTCGGCATCGGCCGCCGCCTGTTCGATGAAATGCAGCCTCGCTGGCTGCGCATTGGCGGTTACTGGTATCCGCGTGGCGGCATCCCGATCGATGTCTTCTGGCAATCGAGCGCGCCGCCCGAGGGCTTGTGGCTCCCCGATCAAGCGGTCGCGCCTTATCGCGGGCGGGGATGATTATTCATCTTTCCGTCACAAAATATTGACATTAGTGTCAGCGATATGACCACCGCTTCCCTTCCGCACGACCATGCGATCGCCGTCGGTTCCGACCAGATCGATTTCATGGGTCATGTAAACAACGCTCACTATCTGAGCTGGGTACAGGAAGCGGTGCTGTCGCACTGGCGCCATATCGCGCCGCCCGACGCGGTCGCGGCCCATCTGTGGGTCGCACTGAAGCACGAGATCACGTACCGCCGTCCCGCTTTCCTCGACGATCAGGTCATCGCGACCGTGATCCTGGAAAAAGTGCAGGGCGCACGCGCCTTTTATGAAACGATCATCAAACGCGGCGAAGAGGTATTGGCCGAGGTCAAATCCTCATGGTGCTGCGTCGATGCTGTAACGCTGCGCCCTGCGCGCCTTGCGAGCGAAGTGGTTGCGCGCTTCTTTCCGAATGAAAAGACCTAGCCGGCGATAGTACCGGACAGGCCGGATCTTACGGACTTACCGGGCTATCGCCGTCATCGTCGACTACCAGCCAAATGCCGCCGGCGATAATCGCGAGACCCAACACGATCGCGATCCAGCTCGCACCCTCGAGTTCATTCTCGCCTTCGACGACGCTCGTCGCACGGGCGTCGCCGATCGCGGGTGCGGCCGAAGCGACAACCGGCGATAGCACCATCGAAACCGCGGCGACCGAAATCGCAGTCTTTTTCCATAGCTTCATGACAGACTCCTCCAACAAGGGTCTTGAAACGCAGCCGAAACGGCAATTGTTCCACTCCCCTGCGGAGAAGTCTGCTGTTCCACTCCCCTACGGCGAAGTCTGCCGACGCAGGGCTAGGCCGCCGCGAATCGAATCGGCAGGCGCTTCAACCCGCCGACGAACACCGATTCGACGCGCGCGGGTTCACCCGCCAGTTCGAGGCTTTTGAGGCGCGGCAGCAACTCCTCCATCAATATGCGCATTTCCATGCGCGCGAGATGCTGGCCGAGACAGACATGTGCGCCGAAACCAAAGGCGATCTGCTGGTTCTTTTCACGATCAGGATCGAAAGCAAAAGGATCGCCGAACACGGCCTCGTCGCGGTTGCCCGAGACATAGTTGAGCATCAGCCAGTCGCCCTCGCGAATCGTCTGCCCGCCGATCTCGACGTCCTCTTTGGCGCTGCGCATGAAATGCTGGACCGGAGTCGTCCAGCGGATCGCCTCTTCGATCAGCCCGGCCTTGTCGCTGTCGGCGGCGCGAAAACGTTCGAACAGCGCCGGGTTCTTCGCCAGTTCCATGATCGCACCCGCGGTCGAAGCACTTGTCGTGTCATGCCCCGCCGTCGCGATGATCATATAATAGCCGGCAAGTTCGCGGTCGGGGATCTGTTCGCCGCCGACCATGGCGTTTGCGATGACCGTAGCGATATCCTCGCGAGGATTTGCGCGGCGGTCGGCGGTCAGCGCGCCGAAGTAATTTTCGAAATCGGCGATGACATAATGAAGCATCGCGATCGCCTGCTCCGCACTGGTGATCGCCTCCCTGCTCCGGTTCAGTTCGGGGTCGGTGGGACCGAATAGCTGCTGCGTCAGCATCAGCATGCGCGGTTCGTCCTCACGCGGGACGCCCAATATGTCCATGATGACGCGCAGCGGATAATGCGCCGCGACATCGCGCGCGAAGTCGGTCTCCGCGCCGGCCTCCAGCATAAGATCGACGGTCTCGCGCGCCAGTTGACGGATCCGGTCTTCGACGATCTTCAGATTCTTGGGCATGAACCAGCTCTGCGTCAGCAGCCGGTATTTCATATGATCGGGCGCATCCATCTGTACCAGCGAGCGAATCAGATGCCCGTCATTGTTCGGGGTCGCGGCGCGCGCCAACGCCTCGCCGTCGCGGTTGGTCAGCACGGTCGGGCGTATGCCGTTCGCAAAACGCTGAGGATCGCGGCTGATCGCCATGATGTCGGCGTGCCGCGTCACGAGCCAGAAAGGATCGTGATCGCTATTCTCGGCGACCGCAAGCGGCGCATTCGCACGCGCCCATGCGAGCTGCTCGTGCAGTGGATCCCATTGGCCGTATGCGACGGGGTCGACGACGGCGGCGGCTACCTCTCCAGGCAATATAGGTTTTGTCATGCAACCAAAGCTGCCTCATCGCGTGCCGTCTGTCGAGCCCGGACGACCGCCTGCCGAAAGGGGGCGTCGAGGGCGTCCCGCTTGGGACTAGCCGGGGCCGCAAAATCATACCGGGGATCGCAACAATGACACTCTCGACTCGCCATTTTCTCGTTGCCGCCGTCTCGTCGCTCGGCCTTGCCGCCTGCGCCGCGCAGCCGGGGGTCGAATCGCCCAGGCCCACCGCCACGACGCCCGCACTCACGGGCGCGCCGCTCGATACGAGCGTGCCGAGCCAGCTGCCGCGCATCGCACGGCCCGTGCATTATGACATCAGCGTTGTCCCCGACGCGAAGGCGCTGACCTTTACCGGCGAAGCGGGAATCGATCTTGAACTCTATGCTCCCTCGGCGACGTTGACGCTGAACGCGCTCGACCTGACCTTCGCCGGCGCAAGCCTGACCGGCGCCGACGGCAAGGCGATCCCGCTGACCGTCGCCACCGACGCCGCCGCGCAGACGGCCAGCTTTACAGCGGCCGAGCCGCTCGCACCCGGCAAATACCGCCTGACCGCCAGCTATACCGGTACGATCAACACGCAAGCGAACGGCCTTTTCGCGCTCGATTATCCCGACAAGGCCACGGGCAATGAAGTGCGCGGGCTGTTCACCCAGTTCGAGGCGCCCGATGCGCGGCGCTTCGTCCCGAGCTTTGACGAGCCTAGCTACAAGGCGACTTTCACTCTGTCGGCGACCGTCCCGGAGGGCGATCTGGCCGTCAGCAACATGCCCGTGGCGAGCGAAGCGCCAGTCCAAGGCGGCAAAAAGAAGGTGACATTCGAAATCTCGCCCAAAATGTCGTCCTACCTTCTCTTTTTCGCGACCGGGAATTTCGAACGGCTCGCCGCGAAGAGCGAGAGCGGCGCCGAAGTCGGCATCGTCTCGCCCAAGGGATCGGGCGAGCAGGCGCGTTTCGCGCTCGACAGCCTCGGCCCGCTGCTCGGCTATTACAGCGACTATTTCGGCCAGCCCTATCCGCTCCCCAAGCTCGACAATGTCGCGGGGCCCGGCCAGTCGCAATTTTTCGGCGCGATGGAAAATTGGGGCGCGATCTTCACCTTCGAGCGCATCCTGCTCGACGATCCGAAGATCACCAGCGAAGCGACGCGCCAGCAAATCTATACGACGCAGGCGCATGAGGTCGCGCATCAATGGTTCGGCGACCTCGTCACGATGGCGTGGTGGGACGACCTTTGGCTCAACGAAGGCTTCGCAAGCTGGATGGAAACCAAGGCGAGCGACCATTTCCACCCCGACTGGCAGCCGCTGCTCGACCGCGTCGGCGGCCGCGAAGGTGCGATGGCGCTCGACGCCTTTGCGACGACCCACCCGATCGTCCAGACGATCCGGACCGTAGAGGATACCAATCAGGCGTTCGACGCGATCACATACCAAAAGGGCGAGGCGGTGATCACGATGCTCGAAGCCTATGCAGGCGAGAATGTGTGGCGCGGTGGGCTGCGGAGCTACATGGCGAAGCATAAATATGCGAACACGCGGACCGACGATCTGTGGAATGCGGTGGAGGCGGCGGGCGCGAAAGGGCTGACCGCGATCGCGCATGATTTCACGAGCCAGCCGGGTATCCCGCTGCTCCGCGTCGGCGGCGTGACCTGCGCCGGTGGCAACACGACCGTCCAACTGACGCAGGGCGAATTCGCGCGCGACCGCAAGGACAGTATCGATGCCCAAGGCCGCCGCTGGCAGGTGCCCGTGCTCGCGCGTTCCGGCAATGGTGCGATCGCGCGGCAGGTGATCGCCGGCGGGATGGGCACGTTGACGCTGCCCGGCTGCGGTCCGGTGCTGATCAACGCGGGTCAGGCCGGCTATTATCGCACCCTCTATTCGCCCGCCGCGCTCCAGGCGCTCCGCGGCGATTTCGCCAAGCTGGCGCCGATCGACCAGCTCGGGCTGCTCGGCGACAATTTCGCGCTCGCCTATGCGGGCTACCAACCGATGGGCGCCGCGCTCGACCTGCTCGCGGCGGCACCCAGCGACGCGAACCCGAAACTGCTCGGCGACGTCGCGGGGCGCTACGCCGCGCTATACGGTTATTTCGACGACCAGCCGGCGGTACGGAAACAGATTGCGGCACGCGGCACCGCAGCCCTCGCCCGGGCGATGCAGCGCCTTGGGTTCGACGCGCGGGCGGGCGAACCCGCACTCGACAGCATCCTTCGTTCCGAACTGCTCGGCGCGCTCGGGACGTTGGGCGATGCAAAAGTGCTGGCGGAAGCACGCCGCCGCTTCGCGCTGCTGGACGGCAATCCCGCGGCGCTCGACGGCCCGCTGAAATCGCGCTGGCTCGACATTGTCGCGGCGAACGCGAGCGACGCCGAATGGACGAAGCTGCGCGCCTTGGCGAAGGGATCGAAATCGGCGGTCGAGCGCAGCGCCTTCTATACCTTCCTCGGCAATGCAAAGGACGCGACGCTGGCGAAGCGCGCGCTCGACCTCGCGCTGACCGACGAGCCCGGCAAGACGGTCAGCGCCTCGATCATCGGTGCCGTCGCCAGAAATCACCCCGAACAGGCGGTCGATTTCGCACAGGCCAACCAGGCCGCCGTCGACCGGCTGATCGACGCTTCGGCACGGGCGCGTTTCCTTGCCGGGCTGGCGGCCTCGTCGAACGATCCGGCGATGATCGCAAAGCTCGAGCGGATCGCGGCCCCGCTGCCCGCCGATGTGCGCAAACCCTATGACAAGACGCTGGCGTCCTTGAAGGAACGCAGCGTCAGCCGTCCGCGCATCAAGGGTGAAATCGCAGGCTGGCTGAAGACGAAATAGCGGAAAGGCCGCGGCCGGTCACCCGGCCGGCTGCGGCGCTCCCGCCGGCATCGCCTGTTCCCATTCGGCGCGCGCCCTGCGGATCATCGCCTTCAGCGCATCGGCATGGCGCTGCCACGCGGCGGCCGTGTCGGCATTCCACGCCGCCCCCGCCGCGGCGCCGAGTTCCTCGACCGTCATATCGATGAAGGCATCATATTCGGCGATCGGCAGCGGTCCATAGGATCGGTGGGTAAAGACGAGCTCGGCGACAAGCGGCCACACCCATCCCTCGCCTTGCGCGAGGCCGAACATCATCTGCAATGTTTCGTCGGTCATCCGCCGCGACGACGCATCGATCGAAATGAAGCTCGCGCGGCGGCCCGGATAGGCGGCGAAGAAACGCTCGAACAGCGCGTGGCGGATATCGATGCCGGCGTCGGCGACGGCCATCAGGCTCGCCTCCATCAGCGCGGCATCGGCATCGCTCATTTGAACAGGCTGCCCAATATGCCGCGCATCAGCTGCCCGCCGAACTTGCCCGCGACCTGCCGGCCGAGATTGGTCGCTGCCGAACGCGCCGC
This sequence is a window from Sphingopyxis sp. USTB-05. Protein-coding genes within it:
- a CDS encoding M1 family metallopeptidase, with amino-acid sequence MTLSTRHFLVAAVSSLGLAACAAQPGVESPRPTATTPALTGAPLDTSVPSQLPRIARPVHYDISVVPDAKALTFTGEAGIDLELYAPSATLTLNALDLTFAGASLTGADGKAIPLTVATDAAAQTASFTAAEPLAPGKYRLTASYTGTINTQANGLFALDYPDKATGNEVRGLFTQFEAPDARRFVPSFDEPSYKATFTLSATVPEGDLAVSNMPVASEAPVQGGKKKVTFEISPKMSSYLLFFATGNFERLAAKSESGAEVGIVSPKGSGEQARFALDSLGPLLGYYSDYFGQPYPLPKLDNVAGPGQSQFFGAMENWGAIFTFERILLDDPKITSEATRQQIYTTQAHEVAHQWFGDLVTMAWWDDLWLNEGFASWMETKASDHFHPDWQPLLDRVGGREGAMALDAFATTHPIVQTIRTVEDTNQAFDAITYQKGEAVITMLEAYAGENVWRGGLRSYMAKHKYANTRTDDLWNAVEAAGAKGLTAIAHDFTSQPGIPLLRVGGVTCAGGNTTVQLTQGEFARDRKDSIDAQGRRWQVPVLARSGNGAIARQVIAGGMGTLTLPGCGPVLINAGQAGYYRTLYSPAALQALRGDFAKLAPIDQLGLLGDNFALAYAGYQPMGAALDLLAAAPSDANPKLLGDVAGRYAALYGYFDDQPAVRKQIAARGTAALARAMQRLGFDARAGEPALDSILRSELLGALGTLGDAKVLAEARRRFALLDGNPAALDGPLKSRWLDIVAANASDAEWTKLRALAKGSKSAVERSAFYTFLGNAKDATLAKRALDLALTDEPGKTVSASIIGAVARNHPEQAVDFAQANQAAVDRLIDASARARFLAGLAASSNDPAMIAKLERIAAPLPADVRKPYDKTLASLKERSVSRPRIKGEIAGWLKTK
- the queF gene encoding preQ(1) synthase; this translates as MTDSTPTPLAPKHLGQSSELPASPEAAVLDYVPNPRAGELYLVRFAAPEFTSLCPVTGQPDFAHLVIDYAPGETIVESKSLKLFLGSFRNHAGFHEDCTVGIGRRLFDEMQPRWLRIGGYWYPRGGIPIDVFWQSSAPPEGLWLPDQAVAPYRGRG
- a CDS encoding thioesterase family protein encodes the protein MTTASLPHDHAIAVGSDQIDFMGHVNNAHYLSWVQEAVLSHWRHIAPPDAVAAHLWVALKHEITYRRPAFLDDQVIATVILEKVQGARAFYETIIKRGEEVLAEVKSSWCCVDAVTLRPARLASEVVARFFPNEKT
- a CDS encoding cytochrome P450 — its product is MTKPILPGEVAAAVVDPVAYGQWDPLHEQLAWARANAPLAVAENSDHDPFWLVTRHADIMAISRDPQRFANGIRPTVLTNRDGEALARAATPNNDGHLIRSLVQMDAPDHMKYRLLTQSWFMPKNLKIVEDRIRQLARETVDLMLEAGAETDFARDVAAHYPLRVIMDILGVPREDEPRMLMLTQQLFGPTDPELNRSREAITSAEQAIAMLHYVIADFENYFGALTADRRANPREDIATVIANAMVGGEQIPDRELAGYYMIIATAGHDTTSASTAGAIMELAKNPALFERFRAADSDKAGLIEEAIRWTTPVQHFMRSAKEDVEIGGQTIREGDWLMLNYVSGNRDEAVFGDPFAFDPDREKNQQIAFGFGAHVCLGQHLARMEMRILMEELLPRLKSLELAGEPARVESVFVGGLKRLPIRFAAA